GCCTATAAGCAGATTTTTGATTTCATCACCAACGACACCACCCCGCTCGACCCCGAAGATTTCGCCATGCTCGCCGCGCAAATCAGCCGCACGGAAGGGTTCCTCGATACATTCAAGGCGAAAATCGCGGCGGGGAAACTGAGCGAGGCAATTCAGTAGCGGCGCTGGTTTTCAGGCCTTGGTGTTCGGGTGAAGGCAGATTGTCACTTGTCACCCCGTCGCATGACGGGGTCCGGTTTGCGATGCACCAGCCATAGTGCCCGCCTCACGGCCAGACCCCGGCATAAAGCCGGGGTGAAAACGGTGGGGTGGGTTGAGTGGGGCACAGATGGCCCCCGTCATGCGACGGGGTGACAGCTAGTGGAATGACTAGAGGAAAGCCGTACCGCCGCGAACCGTATTAGTCCGCTTTGTTCTCGGGCTGTTTCTCGTCCACCCGCTGAAAATCACCCTCGATGAGGGTGGCCTCGGCTTCGCCCGGGGGCTGCATGCGCACGCCGGGGGTGGGGTTGAGGATGCCTTTGGCGAGCAGGAAGGATTTCACATGCGTCCAGATGACCATGCCAAGGCCGACGCAGAACAGCACCAGCAGCAGCCAGAAAGAAATCCACAGCGCGACGCCGATGCCAAGCAACAGCAGCGCGAAACCAAGCATTTGCATGACCCAGGGCATCACGTTACTCCGAAGGATCGCACGAGGCTTCCGGCCAGCATATACCAGCCATCCACCAGCACGAAGAAGATGATTTTAAACGGCAACGAAATCACGATCGGCGGCAGCATCGCCATCCCCATCGCCATCAGCACGCTGGCCACCACCATATCGATAATGAGGAACGGGATGAAGATAAGGAACCCGATTTCGAACGCGCGCTTCAACTCGCTGATCATGAAGGCCGGGATCAACACCTGATAGGGCACGTCCTCAGGTTTTTCGACCTTGGTTTTGCTCATATCGACAAAGAGCTGGAGGTCTTTCTCGATCACATGGTGCATCATGAAATCATGAAACGGCTGGGCGGCGAGTTTGATGCCGGTGGCTTCG
This portion of the Pseudomonadota bacterium genome encodes:
- the fliP gene encoding flagellar type III secretion system pore protein FliP (The bacterial flagellar biogenesis protein FliP forms a type III secretion system (T3SS)-type pore required for flagellar assembly.), which gives rise to MTRLRSIILALFVFLPLAASAQSLNLDMGGASGSGTARVVQLVVLMTVLSLAPSLLIMVTSFMRIMIVLSFVRTAMGTQNTPPNQVLVALALFLTLFIMTPTFQKSYDDGIKPMIEQKVDEATGIKLAAQPFHDFMMHHVIEKDLQLFVDMSKTKVEKPEDVPYQVLIPAFMISELKRAFEIGFLIFIPFLIIDMVVASVLMAMGMAMLPPIVISLPFKIIFFVLVDGWYMLAGSLVRSFGVT